The following DNA comes from bacterium.
GGTGCCGCCGGAGGCACGTTCCCCGCTCAGGGGGAGGGGATGGTGTTCAACGGTTGCGCGGTCGCCGGTTGCAGCCAGCAGCTTTGTGTCTCGGCGGATGAGGCGGCCACCATGGTGACGACCTGCGAATATCGTGCCGAGTATGCCTGTTATCGCGAAGCGTCGTGCGAACCGCAGGCGAACGGAAAGTGCGGCTGGACGGAAACCGCTGAGCTGAAGCAGTGTCTCGCGAATCCTCCGATGATCGAAGGCGGCCTTGAAGTGATGTAACCATGACTGAGCGCGATCGCAGCTTCTGGAACTTCACGGCGCTGATCGTCTTTCTATTGCTTCTTGCGCTCTCCACCTACCTCGTCCGGGTCTCTGGCGGCCTGCGCATGCTCTGGCTCTTCAATGCATTCGATCTTGTGGTCATCTCGCTCGCTACGTTCCGTTTCGCGCATCTTCTTACCTACGACAAGATCTTCGGATTCGTCCGCCATTTCTTCCTCGAGGAAAGTAGGGAAGGTGAGGCGAAGCCGACTCGTATCGCGAGCCGCGTCGTCTACGAGATGCTCGAATGCCTCTGGTGCACCGGCATCTGGTCGGCGCTTATCGTCTTCACGGTGTATCTTCTCGGCGTATGGGGCCAGTTCATCGTCGTGGTATTTGCGATCGCCGGTGCAGCTGCAATCCTTCAAGTCGCTACCAAGGCGCTGATGAAGGAGCGGATCTGATCGCGTCGTCTTTCTGTTTTTGTTAGGATATCTCGCGAAGGGCCGTTAGCTCAATTGGTAGAGCGTCCGCATGGCATGCGGAAGGTAACCGGTTCGATCCCGGTACGGTCCACCACAGCGCTTAATACTCCCCTCATGTGCTCTCGCTAGGGTAGACATAGGTCGAGATTATGAGGCCGGAAGGATTAACCATACGCGTATATGGCCGACATGGAACGCGAAGGTGGAGGACGCGGATTCGCCAGCCTGACACAGGAAGAGCGACGCGAGATCGCTTCGAAGGGCGGCCGCAGCCAAGGGAAGGAAACGAATCCTGGCAACTTCGCCAACAACCCGTCACGTGCCGCTGAAGCGGGACGCAAGGGTGGACAGGCGAGTCATCGCGATGAATAAGCCTGAAGGATGAGCCTCCGCGATGGAGGCTCGTTCTTTGCGTGCTAGAATCCGTGCATGCAAGGAAGCGTGCGCGGCTACCTCCTTTTTGCTACGACGATTTTTCTCAGCGCGTTCCTCCTCTTTGTCGTGCAGCCGATCGCGGGGAAATTACTGCTGCCGTGGTTCGGCGGATCTTCCTCGGTGTGGGCAACGAGCATGCTCTTTTTCACCAGCGTGCTTTTCCTCGGCTATTGCTACACCTACTTCCTCACACGGCTCCCGCTCGCGAAGCAGGTACGTATCCATCGCATCGCGATCGGCATAGGCGGCGTCGCCGCACTCGTATCGCTTTTCATATGGCAGGGGCTCTTCCCGTCGCTCGATTGGACGCTCTCGAGCGCACTGCCTCCGGCACTCAAAACGCTCGCCGCGCTGCTGTTCGGAATCGGTATCCCGTACTTCCTCCTCGCTACGACGGGGCCGCTTATCCAGTTCTGGTACGGCATCTCGTCGGCAAAGGAACCCTATAAGCTCTATGCGATCTCGAATGCGGGCTCGCTCCTCGCGCTGGCGAGCTATCCGTTCGTGGTCGAGCCGTTCGCGCTCTTGGCCGAGCAAGAGACGATCTGGTCGCTGCTGTTCGTCGTATTCGCCGCGCTTCTGCTCGTCATCATGCGCGACATCCGCGGCGTCGTCCCTGAACCAGCGGTGAGCGAAAGTATCGAGCAGCCGCGGATGCTGCTGTGGGTACTCTACGCAGCGCTTCCGGCATTCATGCTGGTTGCCACGACGACGGAAATCACGCAGACCATCGCACCGCTACCGCTTTTGTGGATCATCCCGCTGTCGCTCTACCTGCTTTCTTTCATCTTTGCGTTTGCCGGATATCGCGGGGGTATGTTCGTGCCGATCCTGCTGCTCGCATCTGCGTATGGCGCATGGGAATACGTCGACACCATCGCGCCGGGGATCGAGTGGCGCATCCTTTTCGATTGCGCCGTCCTCTTCTTCCTCGCATGGCATGCACATGCACATGTCTATCGTCTGCGACCAAGTGTGGCGCAATCGCCGAAGTTCTACATGCTGGTCTCGTTCGGCGGCATGCTCGGGACGCTCCTCGCGAGCGTCGTGCCGCCGCTGGTGTTTCCGGATTACTACGAATTCGCGATCGGTCTCGCGCTCTCGGCCGCCGTCGCATTCCATATTTCTCCGGCGCCGTGGCTGTTTCGATCCAGCGATGTGCGGCTCTATGCGATCCGTGTCGCGCTCACGAGCCTCGTGGTGACGCTCATCGCCTATGCACTTTATGCGAACATCACCGAACGACGCGATGCAGGCTACACGCATATCTCACGCAACTTCTACGGCACGGTGAAGGTGTACGTGGATCAGGGATACCGTTCGCTCATGCACGGCATGACGCTGCACGGCGTGCAGGTGACCGATCCGGAACTCGAATTCATCCCGTTCGCGTACTACTCGCCGGAGAGCGGCGCCGGCAGGGCGATCATGTATTCGCGTCTGCGTAATCCTGATGATTCGCTCTCCATCGGCATCCTCGGCCTCGGTGCGGGTATGACCGCCGCGTACTGCACCCCGAAGGACCGCTTCGTGTACTACGAGATCGATCCGCGCGTGGAAGGAATCGCACGTGAATATTTCACGTATCTCTCGCGTTGTCCGCAGGTGGAGATCCGCTTGGGTGACGGCCGCATCCGCATGGATCAGGAATATCGCGAAGGAACGAAAGGGAACTATGACGTCGTCCTTGCCGATGCGTTCGCCGACGATACGATTCCGGTGCACCTCATCACGAAGGAGGCGATCCAGCGATATGTCTCCCACTTGAAAGACGAGCAGGGGATCGTGGGTATGCATATCTCGAATCGCTATCTCGATATGCTGCCGGTCTTGATGGCGATCGCGCAGGAAGAAGGGCTTTCGCTCCTCGATGTATACACGAACAGCGAAGTGAGCGGACAGATGACGAATTCGCACTGGGTGCTGCTCTCGCCATCTCCTGAAACGTTCACGGCAGAGATCTTCAAAGACGCCGCGACGCCGCTGCCGGAGAAACGGGTGCGTGCGTGGACGGATAGCTACAGCAACCTGCTCTCGGTCTTGGATATCCGGTAGGTGTTTACGGGAAAACGTCCTGTGGTAGAGTCCAAACAGCGGGTAGTCACAAAGGAGATAGGAAATGACCACTAAGAAGCGGACCGGTGTCCGAGCGCGAGCGCGCGAGTTTGCGGAATACATCCTTGAGATATCAGCCTCTCCAAAGGATTGGAAGAAGTTCTGCGACGAGGCCGAGAAAAGCCTCAAGAAGGAGGCGCGCGGTCTCGAGAAGAAGACCCATCTGCGTCAGGCGCGACGACTCCGCGCCATGGCAGGGTCGTTCGAATCCCTTTCATTCTGCGGGTATTGAGAGATCGGGGCGGCGCATCGGCGTCGCCCTCTCTGCTTGACGGTCTCCATCAAATAGGGCAAAACTACTGCGGTTTGAAAGGGAGGATCCCCATGAGGGACATCGTATACATCCTGGCCGGCATGGCGTTCCTAGCCCTGCTCGGCATGGGTGCCGCTAAAGCCGATTTGAAGCACGATCTGCAGGCGCGTATCGTCATGCTGAAGGATCGCGTGATCTTCCAGCAGATGCAGCGTTGCCCATCGCAGCCGAAGGCGGGCGAATGCTCGCATGACGCGACGGTGATCATCCAGGCGCTCGATACCGTGCAGGCCGAAAACGAAGAGATGGGTTTCGGGCCGTATGGTTCGGAAGATCCCGGCGTCCGCGCGTATCTCGATCATCAGTTCGGTCTGCAGATGCAGGCATTCGAGGAGTTCAGGAGGAAATATCCTTCGCAATAACTAGCGCCCCGGAACGGAAGTTCCGGGGCGTCTTTCAGTGCATCTCTTCGAGGTGATGCTGCGGCGCATCGATGAGCGCGATCACCATCACGCCCGCGAAAAGAGCCCCTGCAATGATGAGTGCGAAAACAATACGTACATTTCGATCCATGCATTACTCCTTTCTTCCCTGACGGTATTCGTTCACTGGGGATGTGTCAACTTCACAGATGAAGCGCGCATGCTATCCTAGCGACTTCGCCTATGGGCGGAATACAGGAGGAACGAATGAGGACGATCTTTCTCGGTGTCGGCATGTTCGGCGTCGCGGCATTCGCTATCGCTTTCTCTCCGAAGATGCATCTGAGCATGGGGGATCCCGTGCTCACGGCAAACGGACTACGCGTCCCGCAACCACGTGAGAAGCGTGGTCCGCGGATGCCGACGCGATGCCCGAAGTCGGAACGGATGGCGCGGCAGCGGCAGACCGATCGGCGCGATGCGGTGCTTCGGTACTCTTGATAGACGGCGGCATGCTTTCGCATGCCGCCTTTTCATATGCAAAATCTCCCGCACGTGGTGCGGGAGATCTGGAGGGAACTCGCGTCAGCCGCGAGAGCCGATAGTCGGACTGTCGCCGCAGTCATCATCATCGAAGACGTCCTGACCGATCCTGTCTCGCTCGGATTGAGCGGTTTTCGGTAGGGGACTGTAGCCGTTGTCCGTCTCGGTAAGCTGAGTCTTTGGCATCGTTTCCTCCGTTTGTTATATGCCAGAAATCACTATACTCCCGCTATTTCCCGCTGTCAGGCCTTCGGAGTGCATAATTCCATACATGTTGACTATCAGCAAATAATGTGATAAAATACAAGCAGGTGGGGTTACTGCAACAGGAGATGGCAATGAAAACAACTCTCGCCGCAATCGTGTTGGCCGCAGTCGCCGGATACTCGGCAGCGGGTGATCCACAGCAGGAGATGAATCGGGTCTTCAGCGACCTGACGAACCTCACGCTGATCGGTACCGCAGAACGAGAGCAACGATGCTCGAAGTCGGCGGAGAAAGACGGCTGCAGATCGGCGTTTGATCAGCTCATCACTCAGACGTTCGATGCGGAGAGTAAGTTCTTCCAAGCGGCTCGTGCTGCTGCAGCCGGAGATTACGCCCGTCGGGATGCCCTCTTCTCGGAGATGAACCAGGCGTTGCGTGATGGACGAGCTGAACTCGAACGACTCAAATCCCTCCATGTTCCGTAGCGTCAGATGCTACTGCAGACGGGGCTCACATGAATCGCGGCAGGTACAAAGCACCTGCCGCTTCTTCTTTGCAAAATGTCCGGAAATATTGCTTAATATCTCCAGACTCGAAATCGATGGAGGAAATTGATGTTTCGAGCACTTTCAGTACTTCTTCTCTTCCTTTCCACGGTACCTGCGGGTGCGGTGGAGGCGACAGAGAGCGAAACCGGCAAATCGCCGGCGCAGCATCTCATCGTCCAGCGATCGGTGACGTTCGCGTTCGCGCAGACACGCGCGACCGTGAGCGGTCTCATGATGACGGCGAAACAGATGGCGGACGAACTCTGTCAGCAGACCGAAGAACCGATCAGTTGCACGCTTGCCTTCAAGGCGTTGCATTACGACGTGGAGCGATTGGAAGTGGATCTCGCCCGTCTTGATGCGCAAGCGCTCGCAGCCTCGCTCACGCTCGATCGGAATCTCTTCGATATCGAGCGAGCGCAGATCGAGAAGCAGTGTGCGAAGTACGCGATGGAGATCGAGCGACTGACGGAACAGTATCCGCTCATCCCGCTCGGTCCCTGACGCAGCGGCAGGTGCTACGCACCTGCCGCTTTTCTGTTGCGGAATATCACAGGGAAGGTATAACTACGCGCGGTCAGTCCCAAAAAAGGAGGAATGAATGAAAACCATTGTGGCGGCACTGATGTGGTGTCTCTTGGTCGTAGCTCCTGCGGTAGCGCACGAGGAGCCGGGAGATGAGTACAACTCGATGATCGCGAGTCTGGAAAGCATCGGCGAGAAGTTGCGGGACTTCGAGTGTCCCTCGGACGATCACGGCAGTTCTCAGGACGGCACCTGCGATGATCTGCGTGTGCAGTATCAGGAACAGGTGAACATCCTTATCGGCAAGGCCGAGAAGAACATCGAGACCGGCGGTACGAGCTACGAGGAGTACAAGAGCCTGTTCGACGAGCATCTCGAGCTCTCCAACGATGTCGACGCGTTCGTCGGTGAATGAAAATGGCGGCAGGTGCTTTGCACCTGCCGCCTTCTTTTGTGGAGGGATTACTTCGCGTCCTTCCAGACGCCCTTGCCGTCCTCGATGACGCAGACCTGCTTGAGCGGCTGGCCGTCGATGCTCGTGTCGATCGTCTTGGCGCCTTCCGAATAGACCATGTCGCTGTCGACGCAGTCGGTCGGCTGGCGCGTCGCGCCGGTAGCTTCGGCATGATCGTCACAGGCGACGGCGCCGGCGAAGGGGATCGAAGTCGCAAGAATCGCAAGCATTCCCAACTTAGACATTCGTACCTCCAATAGGAACTGAGACAACCTCAGCGGGGATATAAAAACATTATTCGACAATTATGTCAAACAAGAGGTCGTTGCTCTTTTGCCGGTAAGGCGTATAACTACGGCGGTCATCTCAAGGAGGAAAACATGAGATTGCTCGCCCTTGTCCTGCTCTGCTTCACGGCAGTAGTAGCGAATGCGCAGGATGGTGATCGGCCGTTCTGGCCGAGTGAAATGAAGAAGATCCACATCACGCTGCAGGGGATCAAGTCCCGTTTGGGATTCGTCTCCTGTATCCAAGACGGCCACCCGTCGAAGTATGAACTCGACTGTGACGCAAAGCATACGGCGCTGCAGAAGCAGGTCGACGAGATGCTTGCCCGTATCGAGGAAGTGGCGCGTCCGGGAGCGTATGCAGGTGAATCTGCATACCAATCCGCACTGAAAGATACCGAGGCCGCGGCACAGCTCCTCGAAGAGGATTGCGAGAAGCTGCTTCTGGAACTAGAGTCGGAAGAATGAAACAAGCGGCGGTTGCACAGCAATCGCCGTTATCTTTTTGTGCCACAATCATGCGGTATACTGTGATTGTGTTCGCGGAAATCGGGTATACTCCGTTCATCCTAGCTTCATCGTCATATGATGAAATTACTCTTCACGACGCATTTCCAGTCTCGCATGGTCGAGCGAGGGATTGACATCGATCACCTTAAGCAAGCCATCAAGAATCCAGACTTTACAAGAGACGCATATGAAGGTAAAATACTAGCCCGTAAGAAGATCGACGAAAAGCGTGTCATTGAAGTCATATACTTCAAGCAGGGGTTCAAAGACGCCAATAATCCAGTCATCGTCACCGCCTACTATCAGCCCATTGAATAACAAGCATATGAAAATCGATTTCGACATGATGGCAGATGCCGTATACGTCAATGTCACCGAAGGAAAGGTGGCGAAGACGGTGAAGACCGAAGACCGGTTTCTTGTCGATTTGGACAAAGATGGCAATGTTGTCGGGATCGAGATTCTTCAAGCTTCGGCACAACAGGAACTCATCGACAATCTGAATGGTCGCGTCGCGAACGGTGTTCCAGTGAATATCCAGAACAACACCCCTGTCGTTGCATAAGTACGACTTTCAGATTTTGAATAGCGGCGGATGCGAATGCATCCGCCGCTATCTTTTTTGTATATGTGATGTGTGGTGCCGCTTTTGATAAAAACGCCTTTCGTGTTCAAAAATATTTCCTTCATTTTTCCGAGAGAAGAAATTGACGAGAAAAAGAAAAAATTATGTGCAATGAAAAACTGTGGATTTCATGTTCGCGTCATTTTCAGTTCATTACTATCATCACAGTGTCTTCAAGAGTTTGCGGGGAAACAACGAAGACACTCCGCAAATGCTGTACATCAGCTTCATTACAAGCTCAATGAGCTCTTTCGAAGAGCCGTCCCGCCTGCGCGACTTGTTCGCGAGGCGCGACGGCTCTTTGTCGTGAGCGATTGTCAGGGAACTAACGGTCGATCCCGACAAGGAACCAATTACAAGAATTACAAAAATTAGACACTTACAAAACATATGACAGGAATACTCAACGCACGCATCGTCGCGTCTATCGCGATGCTCGTGTTCGTGGGAGCTGCGATCGCGGCTTCCACTGGTGCATTCTTTTCGGATACGGAAACCTCGACGGGTAATACATTTACGGCAGGCGATGTTGATATTACGATTACTGACCTGAGTCATCTCTACACTGGTGGGGGTGTGTCGCCGGATCAGCCGACCTACACCAAGAATGGCTTTTCATTCGCGCTTGGCGACCTGAAGCCACTCGATAGCGGTACGGTTACGTACAATCTTGGAAACGGTACGAATGACGCATATCTCTGCGCGGCAGTCGTCGAGACGGGCAACAACGAGAATTCGCGCTTGGAACCGGAAACGGAAGCAGGCGATGTGACCGATGGCGCAGGAAATGGCGAACTCGGCCAATTCCTTTCATTCAAGTTCGGTACGACAACAGGAACTCTTAATGGTCAGTGGCAGTCGCTTGGCGTGATTGCGGCAAATGGCGCGACTTCGACCGGCATCGGTTACTGCTTCGGTACATACGTCGGCGGTGTATGTCAGGCAAGCGCACTCCCGAACATCAATCGCGCACAGACAGACTCGATTACAGCTGACGTTCTGTTCTATGCTGTTCAGACACGAAATAATCCTGGTTTCCAGTGCTCACAGCTTCCGCCGGCGACTGGTACAACGACGCCTCCGACGGTACAGGTTGGCGCTGCGCTTGCAACTTATGCAGCGCCTAGTTGTTCAGTAACGGTGACAGGATCTAATTCCATCCAGGCGGCTGTCAATGCTGCATCGTCAGGACAAACGGTTTGCGTAGCTGATTCCTATGACAGGACAGGTGATAACACGGCAATTCGAATTGAAAATTCCGGAGTAACTCTTGCTGCGGTTACGCGCGGTATTGATCTCGATGTTCCTGTGGTCTTGAGCGCAAGCGGCGTCACCGTAACTGGTTTTGACGGTGTAATTGGCCAGGCTGAAAGTCCGGCTGAACAGGCTGCCTTTTATCTCGACAACGATGCCTCGGGATTTTCTCTCACCTTCAATACGGTGACAGGTGGAACGGGCGCTGCCATTCTGACGGAGACAGGCGCTGCACTTGGAGGTGGATTGATTGCAAACAATGTTCTTAGTGGTGCGACTCAGGGAGTCTACACAAATCCTCATACCGGAGTATTTATTATCGAATACAACGACATCGATAACAATGTCGCAGGTATCGCAGGCTTGATGGGTGCAACGGTTCGTTACAACGAATTCGAGCACACAAGTGCAGCTCAGGAAGCGATTGGGGTGGATTCAACGATCGATAGTAATCCAGCTACGGTTAGCTTCAATAACTTCTTAGGTGACACACGAGTCAACACTTATGGCTCCATTGTTGGCGACCTTAGTGCTGAAAACAACTTCTGGGGCCCTAACGGGGGTGCTGCACAAACAGGTGGATCGGATGAAGTGGACTTCACGCCACAGGCGGGTGCTGCTTACGCACATAAATAGTCCTCTCTAGCCTGATCCCGCCCTTACCAAAAGGGCGGGAGGGGCTGTAGAGGATACAGCGCCACTTTATTAATTCGGGGGTGAGATGGGGTTGGGGCCCCATCGCAAGGCCGGAGGAGCTTGGCTCCGAGGCGGGGTCGCGGAAGTTTTCAGTAGAAAACTATCCGTGACTTAAATAAAAAACATTATGAATCTGAACTTATCAAGAATCGCTTTGTCGTTGATGCTCATCGTCGGAGCAGGTGGGGCAATCGTGAACGGTACTTCTGCGTTCTTCTCCGATACGGAGACCTCACAAGGAAACACCTTCACCGCAGGTGCAATCGATCTCAAGGTGGACCACACGCTGCAGACCTATAACGGGAACCTCGTCGGCGGGAGTCTCACGATCGTCTCCGACACGCAGACGACCGTGAATGGTGATCCGGCCATCGCACTCGCATTCGTGCATCCAGGATGGACGGCGACCGGAGAAATCCCGGGCGCGACGTGGATATGGGGTACGCAAGGACCGACAGACCCGACCACGGATGAATCCTTTACGTTTACCCGCACCTTCAACTGGAGCGGCCCTGCAACAACGGCGACACTCCAGGTCGCGGCGGACAATTACTACGACGTCGACCTGAACGGACAGGATGTCGGCGCGGAACTCGCTGATGAGAATAACTTCCAGGCGGGCACGTACGACACCTACGATGTCTTGACCAAGCTCGTTCCGGGCGTGAACACGCTTACGTTCGTCGTTACGAATAAGGGCGTACCCGGCTCGAACGGGCAGAGTAATCCCGCCGGGCTCCTCTTCAAGCTCGTCATCGACGGACCGGCAACGACCTGGACGGAGAAAGACCTCGCATCCGGCGATGTCTTCTGGAACTTCAATGATGTGAAGCCGGGGGATAGCGGTACGAACGTCATCTCGCTCCATGTGTACGACAACGATGCGTATGCCTGCTTGATGGCGACGAACGTCGAGGACAACGAGAACTCGAATATCGAGCCGGAACAATCGGCAGGGGATACGGATACTCCGGAGGGCGAACTCTCTCCGTTCCTCAAGCTCTTCGTCTGGAATGACGGGCTTGCGGGCGATGGCGTCTACACGCCGGGCGAGACTATCGTCTATGGCCCTGACCAGCCGCTCAGTGGATTCAGCACAGCGCAGAAGCTTGCTCTTCAGGCGACGACCACGCAGTACATCGGCGCTGCATGGTGCTTCGGCGAACAGAACGTGGATGGCGGCGGTGTCATCACCTGCGATGGTTCGGCTGACGGATACAATGTGGCGCAAACCGATAGCGTAGTCGCTGACCTCGAATTCCTCGCGGTGCAGCAGCGCAATAACGCGAGCTTCCAGTGCCCGATGCCTGAGGAGCCGGAGCATCCGAACACAAGCCTCCTGCATGCGACGAAGATCGAGTGTCCTGCAGAGGCTTCACTTCCGAACTGGGGCAATAACGGACCGGACGTGACTTCGACGACAGCCGATGTATTCCTTGCCGCTCATCCTGAATGTAAGGAAGTGCCATGGGATTTCCAGTGGTCGACCTCTAATGTTGACCCAGATGACCATGCAGGCGTACTCGCCGGATGGACGACCTTCTCGGCTGGCAACCCAGCAGAGATTCCGGTCGGAGGCACCGTCTATGTGCGTGAGGTGTTCCAGCAGGGCTACATCGGATTTACCGGACAGAACACTGACCAAAGTAATTCCGCAGAACTGTACTGCAGCACGGACGTCATGAACTACGACAACTGGGAATGGGTGCCGACAGCAGCAGCGGGCGAGGATTACTACTGTGTTGCGTTCAACGTTCCTCAGCAATAGCCGCAATTCTAAGTAGGTAAGACCCATGCTTCGTCTCAAACTACCAGCACGCATAGTATTCACCGCCGGCATCATGTCGGTGGTGATACTTGCGTTCGGTTTCCGGACGGAGGCGACGGGCTTCACCTATGCGACGGGCAGCGGATTCAATCTCCGCATCGATTCGCAAGCGTTTTACAACGGACAGGCCGTCCCTTCGTCGACCTGGTCCTTGAAGAATCTCCAGCCGAATTCCGACAAATTCTTTAACTTCAATGACATCAAGCCCGGGGACAGGGGTACAACGACCCTCAGCTTCCATGTGAACAAGGATGCGTGGATCTGTCTCGATTTCGAGAAACTGAAGGAATATGAGAACGGGCGCAATGAGCCGGAGATGGCGGAAGATAGCACGGGGGGCGCAAACTCGGGGGAACTAGCGGATGGTACTGAATTCTTCGCCTGGTACGACGACGGCGGACCGCACCCAGGTGACGGCGTGTACCAAGTAGGTGAGCGGTCTATATTCGGTACCTCGACAGGAAAACAGGCGGCGACGAAGGTCTTTGACAACAAGACCTATGCGCTCGCTGATTCGGTATTCGGCACCGCATTCACCGCTTCGACGACGCGCTACGTGGGCATCACGTGGTGCGCGGGGGATCTGGCGGTGAACGTAGCAACGGCGGCTATCAGCTGCGATGCGACGAAGCTCGGCAACGAGGCACAGACGGATTCCTTTACGGTGGATGTCTCCATCCGCGCGGAAGGATCGAAGGACAACAAGAACTTCAAGTGCGTGAAGAAGGGAACGACCTGCGAATACGCCGGGCCGGTCAAGGTGAATATCACCAACAGCGCGACGGTGACGAACACGACGACCTCCAGCTCGAATACCGGTGGCAATTCGGCGGGCGCAGGCGGAACGGTCGTCACCGGCAACGCCACGAGTTCTTCAGCAGTGAAGAATATCCTGAACACGGTGAACATCCTCATCGGAGGAAGGAGTAGGTAACTATGATGAAAGCACTCAATTACATCTTCTACGGAATCTTCGTGACCATGATGCTCGCCATCGCGGGGCTTCTCGTGGCGTCGATGCTGCCGATTCCGGGGAATATCGAATTGAAGATCGTGAAATCCGGCTCGATGGAACCGACGATCCCGACGGGCTCCTTGGTCATCGTGAAGCCGATGCAGAGCTATGGGATCGACGATGTGATCACGTTCGGTGCTGATACGAAGACGGAAATCCCGACGACACACCGCATCATCGGGTACGAGAGTGATGCAGAAGGCCGCAGTGTCTTCCGTACGAAGGGCGATGCCAACGAGGATCAGGATGCGAATCCGGTACCGCGAGGGGAGGTCATCGGTAAAGTGGTCTTCCACCTGCCGTATGTCGGATTCGTATTGGATTTCGCGCGGCAGCCGCTCGGCTTCGCGCTGCTTATCGGCGTACCGGCGGCACTCGTCATCGTCGAAGAGGTGCTCACGATCACGAAGGAAGTGAAAGCCGCGCTGGTGCGACGCCGCAAGAAGGAAGAAGGTGATGAGGATACGGATGACGAACCTTCGCATGGCTCGGGCGGCACCCGATTGCGCGAAGTGGCAGCGGAGCGCACGGTGTATCTGCGCAAGCGCGCGATGGATGAGATCTTCGTACCGATGGTCTCGGAGACGCGCACGTGGGTACGTGAGAAATTGCCGCTGCCGAAGGATGCGTATGCGAGCGGCACGATCGCGGTCGGAGTTCTGGTAGGTATTTCCGTACTCACGACGGGTGGCATGCAGGGAACTTTGGCGTATTTCACTGATATCGAGACTTCGATCGGGAATGTCTTTCGTGCCGGTGAGTGGGGTGAAGAGGAGGAAGAGCAGCCGATAGAAGTCGCTCGCATGTTGGCACCGGAAGGCGAAGTGGCGGGCGCGGCGACGGAATCTGAGACACCAACAGAGATTCCTGCGGAAGAACCAGCCCCCGAGGAGGAGGAGGCGGCTCAAACGGCGCCAATTGAGCCGGTCGAGCCTGCTGCAGAGCCGGAAACCCCTGCCGAGAGTACCGGGGGTCAAACGGCGCCGATTGAACCCCCAGCCGCAGAAACCCCTGCGCCGGAACCGGCTGTTGAGGAAGCGATACTTTAGACCTATACTTCGTGTGGTCGCTCCCCGAGTGACCTGCGCAAACTTCGCACCTCTCTT
Coding sequences within:
- a CDS encoding stress-induced protein; this encodes MADMEREGGGRGFASLTQEERREIASKGGRSQGKETNPGNFANNPSRAAEAGRKGGQASHRDE
- a CDS encoding DUF2283 domain-containing protein, whose translation is MKIDFDMMADAVYVNVTEGKVAKTVKTEDRFLVDLDKDGNVVGIEILQASAQQELIDNLNGRVANGVPVNIQNNTPVVA
- a CDS encoding DUF1360 domain-containing protein — its product is MTERDRSFWNFTALIVFLLLLALSTYLVRVSGGLRMLWLFNAFDLVVISLATFRFAHLLTYDKIFGFVRHFFLEESREGEAKPTRIASRVVYEMLECLWCTGIWSALIVFTVYLLGVWGQFIVVVFAIAGAAAILQVATKALMKERI
- a CDS encoding DUF4258 domain-containing protein, with the translated sequence MMKLLFTTHFQSRMVERGIDIDHLKQAIKNPDFTRDAYEGKILARKKIDEKRVIEVIYFKQGFKDANNPVIVTAYYQPIE
- a CDS encoding fused MFS/spermidine synthase; the protein is MQGSVRGYLLFATTIFLSAFLLFVVQPIAGKLLLPWFGGSSSVWATSMLFFTSVLFLGYCYTYFLTRLPLAKQVRIHRIAIGIGGVAALVSLFIWQGLFPSLDWTLSSALPPALKTLAALLFGIGIPYFLLATTGPLIQFWYGISSAKEPYKLYAISNAGSLLALASYPFVVEPFALLAEQETIWSLLFVVFAALLLVIMRDIRGVVPEPAVSESIEQPRMLLWVLYAALPAFMLVATTTEITQTIAPLPLLWIIPLSLYLLSFIFAFAGYRGGMFVPILLLASAYGAWEYVDTIAPGIEWRILFDCAVLFFLAWHAHAHVYRLRPSVAQSPKFYMLVSFGGMLGTLLASVVPPLVFPDYYEFAIGLALSAAVAFHISPAPWLFRSSDVRLYAIRVALTSLVVTLIAYALYANITERRDAGYTHISRNFYGTVKVYVDQGYRSLMHGMTLHGVQVTDPELEFIPFAYYSPESGAGRAIMYSRLRNPDDSLSIGILGLGAGMTAAYCTPKDRFVYYEIDPRVEGIAREYFTYLSRCPQVEIRLGDGRIRMDQEYREGTKGNYDVVLADAFADDTIPVHLITKEAIQRYVSHLKDEQGIVGMHISNRYLDMLPVLMAIAQEEGLSLLDVYTNSEVSGQMTNSHWVLLSPSPETFTAEIFKDAATPLPEKRVRAWTDSYSNLLSVLDIR
- a CDS encoding signal peptidase I, coding for MMKALNYIFYGIFVTMMLAIAGLLVASMLPIPGNIELKIVKSGSMEPTIPTGSLVIVKPMQSYGIDDVITFGADTKTEIPTTHRIIGYESDAEGRSVFRTKGDANEDQDANPVPRGEVIGKVVFHLPYVGFVLDFARQPLGFALLIGVPAALVIVEEVLTITKEVKAALVRRRKKEEGDEDTDDEPSHGSGGTRLREVAAERTVYLRKRAMDEIFVPMVSETRTWVREKLPLPKDAYASGTIAVGVLVGISVLTTGGMQGTLAYFTDIETSIGNVFRAGEWGEEEEEQPIEVARMLAPEGEVAGAATESETPTEIPAEEPAPEEEEAAQTAPIEPVEPAAEPETPAESTGGQTAPIEPPAAETPAPEPAVEEAIL